Genomic segment of Schistocerca piceifrons isolate TAMUIC-IGC-003096 chromosome 1, iqSchPice1.1, whole genome shotgun sequence:
gacaacaatgtaataccacaCCAATTTTTTGGGAGTTTTACCACCAAATCATTTTTCCACTTCTTaggagatttctcttcaagccaaatatgcttcagcaagggatggagcattttaacagtactttcaatatcggcTTTTAAGATCTCCAGTGTTATGTTGTCTAGGCTTGAAGCGTTTGTATTCTGTAGTGTTTTCAAAACCatcctaatttcgtccattgtggggcactgcaaatttatatcttgatcttctttgacttcctctggaacatctcttacctgttccgcttggttgtcttcacaatttaacagttccttgAAGCTGTAGCTGTGCCTATTGAGTTGTAAGCATCACCCCATCGTTGTTCTTACCTGGTCCTTCACATCTGAAGTTCTTCATTAACAACCATTTGGTTATattgtagagctctttcatatttccttgtcttgctgccTATTCTGCTAATTTTGCTTGTTCATCTATCGATTTCCTTTTATTTCGACGTagccatattttcatttttttgttcacctccatgtattctttatgcacttcgctcttctgcgctcttgtcttacaaagatttaacttaagttttagttctttcctgtggctgatttcattccatGAAGCATCagagatccattccttcctttgatgtgcctTAAATCCTAAGATGTTTTCTTCCACATCTGaataactgtctttgatttttttGCCAACATGTTTCAGTTCCCTCTTCCGTAAAGTTAtcttcagagaggacctggaatctgttttgtagttcaagggcaaatgtttATTTGATCTGTTGGTCATTTAACCTAGTCACATCTATTTTCTTGTACTTGtgattgagcttggttctatttgccactatcttcagtctgaattcTGCCAAAACTAGGTGGTGGTCACTTCGAATGTCTGCTCCTCTTCTGTTTCTGACATCTAACAGAGAGTGCCAGAACTTGCAGCTTAtgactatgtggtctatttgattttTGTTAATGTGGTCTGGAGAAACCCATATTATCTTATGACAGTTACAATGTGGAAACGATGCGCCTCCAATGACTAGGTCATGTTCAGCGCACGTATCTGTCAACAATTCACCATTTACATTCCTGATCCCCACACCAAGCACACCCATGGTATGTTCaagcccttcattttctgaaccaacttttgtgttcaagtcacccattaaaatttttatgtgcctagaatttgtttgtctaagaactccgttaagctctgtataaaatgcatcttttaattctcctttagctatttcagtaggtgctcgactagagtggtcagcattttctccagacatgaaccctattgaacatgcttggaatagattgaaaagggctgttaatgggcaatgtgacccaccaaccactctgagggatctacactgaatcgccgttTAGGAGCGGGACAATCAGGACCCAACAttgccttgatcaacttgtggatagtatgccacaatgggtacagacatgcatcagtgcaagaggatgtgctactgggtattagaggtacagcaatctggaccacacaTCTGAAGGTCTCGGTCTATGGTAGTACAACATTCAATGTATGGTTTTAatgagctataaaaagggcggatatgatgtttatgttgatgtctattccaattttctgtacagattctggaactcttggaactaaggtgatgcaaaactttttttatgtgtttattaATGTTAGCTCAGTGGTTTGAAAGAGATGTACCTTAATTTTATGTTAAGAAGAAGGAGGCAAATTTAGGTAAACAATTACTTAATTTACAGAGAATTTTATGTATTCCTCAGCCATTAACTTTAAAATTCTGAGACATTTCATTAGCACAGCAACAGAAACCTGTCTGCTACTGAAATTAACAAATGTTAGGGACAGACagtgagatagatagatagatagatagatagatagatagagagagagagagagagagagagagagagagagcactttgtAAGGGAGGAGGTGATGTTGAAAAGGAAAATTAATGATGTGGATAAAAAAATggggtattaaaaaaaattaaaatagaattTTTCTTAGCAGATGACCCCAATAATTCAATGCTTATTTAAAGGAGAAACAAGTTTTTTATGTTCTGCATGAAAAAAAATGTGCTCTGAACTCTGTTCAATATTCATTTATAGAGCAGGTAACTTTTTCATTTGGTGAAAATTGCCAATCTAGAGACCAGtttcagaaaacagaaaaaaagtttctTTGTGCCATGTCTAGGCAACGAAGTGGCTATGGACCTTTTGTATATAGTTTACACGCTTTAACCAAATCTTGTGTCATGGTTATGTACGGAACTATTAGTGAAATGTTTTCCCTGGTATGCACAGCAGATCGGTAGATGTATTCATTGGTGCAGTAGATACACAAAGTTTTTTGAAAGTTCTTTACAGTGAGCGTAATGATTACTTCTAGTTATCAATCTTAAGATACTTTTCTGCACTATAAAATCTATATCGATTTTTTTTGCATTCACGTCCCAGAAAAGAATCCAGTAGGTAACAACTGAGTGTATGCTGCAACATTGTCACTACAAGATATTGACTGTTACAAATAGATGCTTGAAACCTAAGACCAAAACATGCTGATGGTATTCCTTTTTGTTAGCATCTTTGTGTGTTCATTCTATGTTAACTGACAATTTTAATCCCAAATGCTTTATGCTTgttataaaatctataaatgttattGACAGTACTATATGCAAcaattgattagattagattagattagatttactttcattccaattgatctgtagtgaggaggtcctccaggatgtagaacatgtcagaaaaacaacaatacaagacaaatatttacaactcaaacaaagaagctaatgtaccatttcacGATTCCCAAGTGGAATAATCGTCACTTTTTtagtgaacactatatgaaagaatcattttacaaatactaatgcgttgaatttaaaataaaaaagttttttaaaatttatttataaggtaataaacgtgtgaAACAaccactataatacttatttacaatgaacacattactgcactgaaatggtgcagaagttagattgtacttacacacacacacacacacacacacacacacacacacacacacacacacgcacgcacacacacatacacatacacacttatttacaatgaacacattactgcactgaaattgtgcagaagttatattgtacttatatatataaatatgtctgcttgtgtctgtatgtgtggatggatatgtgcgtgtgtgcgagtgtatacctgtccttttctccccctaaggtaagtctttccgctcccgggattggaatgactccttaccctctcccttaaaacccacttcctttcgtcttcccctctccttccctctttcctgatgaggcaacagtttgttgcgaaagcttgaattttgtgtgtatgtttgtgtttgtttgtgtgtctatcgacctgccagtgcttttgttcggtaagtcacctcatctttgtttttatatatatatatatatatataaacacatacacaaatcagttggttctactattGTGTTCCCTCTTTGTGTTGAAGTGCATTCTGTTTGTTTTCTCTTTGTTCAGTGTTAATTGGTCACATAATTTCTAATCATAAACATTCTTGAAAGTTTCATGTGCTTTCTCTAATAGGAGTTCTGATACTTTATCCATCAGTGATTATGATGTTTCTGCATGTCTTATATTATCAGGAAAgtaaattcttttggaatgaagatGGCCACTCACTGGAAAGCAGAAGGGCTGAGTCattgacaggcacaacaaaaaataaacaatacgTCCAGCTTTTGAAATGAATCCTTTCTTGAGCTAGAGTACAAACATGAGCACgcttgcccacacacacacacacacacacacacacacacacacagtgctcatgcatgcATGTAGGTCACAAGTGTGATAATCTTTTGTGAAGCTCTCACGCAAAGATCCTAAACACCCAGTCACATAATTCAGCCCTGCACTTGGCTAAAAAATGctgatgacttcacacttctccCATAATTTTGTATGGTGCccggaattcttcccaaaatattggatgTGAGATTTTAATATGTCACAAAGTGGCTGGATCACTCATTGTTTATAAGTAGTCATAATGCTGCAGTTATTTGGCATTTCTTTAACTCTATTTTTAGTTATTTTACCCATGGTTTTATATTCTGCTGTGTCTTGTTGGGATTTTGTTATGTGCTTTTCTGAAGCTCAGCTTGTTGGGGTTACCTTGCACTTCTTGTGGGGGGATGAAAATTGGTTTTCCATTTTATTGacctttttttcataaattttcacCATACTCATGGATATATCATTAATGCAAGGGTGCTGATGGTCTTGCTGTTTAGCGTCCTCAgcagtaaatgataataataatgaaacttcctggcagattaaaactgtgtgcccgaccgagactcgaactcgggaccgagttcgagtctcggtcgggcacacagttttaatctgccaggaagtttcatatcagcgcacagtccgctgcagagtgaaaatctcattctggaataataataataataataataatcatctaaCTTCTTATGAAACTGAGGACATACACCtcttccatgactgctacctagcagCACTTTTCTTACTGTTCCTACTCAAAGGCAAAGGCTGCTGCACATTTTATATTCCTACACCGTCTTGAGGCTCTTCTCTCCTGAAATCTGGCAGCCTTATGTGCAATCAGAAATATTTTCCTCATGTAAGAATATATTTTTGGCTTGCTAAATTGTTTTCTTGTGCTTTATAGAATTAAAATCATACAGTGCTACAAACAAAGAGCCAACCTTTGTCTGACACTGTACTAAAATCTGTTTATGAACTATGAGTACAAAAATATATTCTCCATAATTTTTccagcaacagtttttttttttgtgtgattttcatCAGCTCACTGTTTTGACTATGAGCTGGTGTCCAGTCATGCAACAAAACAAAGATTCATTCAAATCATGCTTCAGCATATCCAGATAAGATATAGTACTATCACTCAAGCATTTATGATGTGACATCAGCAAAACACGGATTCATTCACATTATGTTCCAACATATTGAAGTACGATTTTGTAATGCCTCTCAAACATTTTTGATGTGGTGTCAGAAAATGTGGCATGAATATGCACAAGTAATTCAGAAGCTATATGTTGTTTGTATGAGATGTGAAACATCACATAAGGATCTCATGAATTTTAATGCTATGGTCTTCCACAATACCATAGATTTTGTGAATGTTTATTAAAATAAATCTCATACCACATCTGCAGTGCTCATTTTACAATCTCAGTTCATTTATCCAATGATAAACAGACTTAATTTTCTACAAAATATGTGGCATGAGTCACTTACTAGGTAATTTCCATCAAATAACAGTACATAGCATCACTTTGAAGTTTTAAATAGTATTGTTACAAGTATCACacttagtttaatttaattgttatcAGTCATATTTTCAGTATCTAATTATGAGTCATAGTGTGTCAcaatggaaaaatgctcctatctgaGCACAAAAAAGGTGCATATGCCCCtacttaaaagactctgactgaaaagtggtgtgtaagctgcttcattctgtcttcctcagcaccattaaaaatgttcccaaaaattttggcatgcgagcaTATTCACACTCCTTTTAagatgcaactcacttctcacacATCAGcgcccctaactgtaactcattcAAACTcactagtccatcactgtaagtTGCTCAATCAGATTCactccctttctcactcactcgttCAGCCCAGCTTAATGTCTTGATCCCTTTGAGTCTCTCTAACTGTCACTGTCACGTGTCTCAGAGCCACAGTCTCCTTCATCCTGTCCTATTACTCTCtcctttcactgtcactgtctccatcTTATTTTCTCTTATTGATACCATCGCATCCATTCCTTCCCACTGGTGCTGCCTCCTCTCactatcactatctctctctttGTCATTGTCATACACCCAGTCTCTCATTATAACTGGCTCTCATCTACTTCCACTTTCTCCTACtcattctctttattcctctcccactggcactctcctTCATTCTTTTTCTAGCACTGATCCATCATTTTCAACTATGTTTCATTGCTACTGTGTCCTTCTCTCacattgccattgtctccttcaccACAACCACTGTGTACTATCttctagtatttattacttttctgtctcattcccactgctactgtctcctcTCTCGGCATAAAAATgtgtgaatatgtttgcatgccaaaatttttggaaacatttttaaaggttctgaggaaggtagaatgaggcaactggtacccgatttttcagccagagtcttttaaacagaagCATTTTTCCATGGCAAGTCACTCAAGAACTTTATGGGTTAGTAAAATTTTGatggtttacttatgtgaaattgaaataaaccAAAGGCATTTTTACAGCTCAGATCAGATCagattttacatgcacaaatattTTGCTTTAGTAATATAAAATGAGGCTCCCAGAAGCCTTTTGATGATAACGGAGGCACTTTACACCATATTTCTCGATGTTGAATCACTTTATAAACTGCATTTTTGTCTCGTGACTGATTTTATACAtgtattttacatgtacaagtacCGTATCCAAAAACCATATTTTTAATGTGCTTCTCAATAacggataaatatttttgaaatatactgttaaaatttgaaGAATTTCTAGTGGTACACTTATTGAGTCAGATATTCTGTGCAGTCATTGTCACCTGATGAACTGAAGAGCTTGCACAATGTTGTTATGACAAAAATTGGGATGTTCTGAGTGGGTTAATTTGATGCTTCAGTTTGGAGTTCCGGACAAACAGGAACCACTAACAGCCATGGTTAATCACTTAGTTTCTCGTGATCAACATCTCAATCACATATGACTACCACATATTTGTGATTGTCATGATTGTCTTGTTCAACAATATAATGCAGGCTTTCATAGCCAGTATTTATGTCCTACATGAACTTTGTTTTGTGGGCCAAGGTATGACTCTGTGCCTAATATTTCATGTCATGATGCTGGAGAAATCATCAAAGGCTATATAGTCTCAGATACCAGTTTCAAACTTAAACAAGCTAAGCAAGCAAATTCTTTGTTCATATCCATGCAATCACAGTTCAGCTGGAACTAATTTTTATTGTCAGCTACATATGTCATTACAGAGTTAACACACTGGTATTTGGAAGCAGGATAAGAATTCAAAGAGTCTTAAAATGGCCTATACAATAGTCTGCTTTATTTTCTTTAGTTTAGGTACAttgtcccagaagataattccatgaGGCAATGGGGAGTGAAATGTAGAATATAAACCAACACTTTTATCTTTAGGTCACAAGGACTGATGTTTCTAACAGCAAACTACGCTGAACAAAACTTGTTGACTAGTTTACATGTTAACTCCATTTTAACTTGTCATCCAGGAGGTCCCTAAGGGATTTTACACAGTATGCTTTTTTTAATGTTTGGCGATTAATGTCTTTCTCTGGTGTTGGCcagttatttttacttttttgaaatCACATAATTTGAGTCTTTGTGAGATTGACTTGAGACTGAATttcatgcatttgcatgttgcatatacaTTTGCGTATTTGGCTCCTTTCaccagttattgcatattttaactaaaaactagtgatgaTGCATATTCTCTCTCTATGTtaacaatatattaaaaatgttgacGCGATCTCTAGCTTGATCTAGTTTTGAAGTCTCACAGATTGACCGAGACCTAGAACTGCATGCAATTGATAACTGAGAGGCCATtgcctagagaaatcattacagaagaggaacaggaacaggcagacaagagtcaatgctcctgcgcccgTGTCCCCAATTAATCCCCTCCAATGTCATACCGTATGCGTAGGTAACAAACTACACAAGCTTTTAATCGTATTTCCATCAtatcagtttagctttctatttacttgtacacagttgaacatgTTTACGACATGTGTGTGTAATGTGTTGGGTGCCATGCCGTCCAAAAAAAGAAATGTCGTTTCATGGATAGGTGAgcatcctggaacatttacgtaTGACAAAATTGTTTTATACTGAGGCGTTTGCAAGAAAAACGTGTCATGCAAAAAATAGTTCCAAGTAGACtggcatgtcaagacaagtctccaTATAGCAAGAGTGTAGAAGAAAGGACCATGACaaaaacttctgacaacagcaagttgtagTAGCAGGGATAtttccaaaggtaaccaaaaaagtcagtttaacatgtatgtttgtgaagcattcattgcaagcaatatttctCTTCGCAAACTTACAAATGCTATTctcaaaggcttcctgcacaaatattgcttaaatcaaaatataccagatgaatcaacattgtgtaaaaattacataccgacaatttacataAATTTTCTTGTATAAATACAcagtgaactcaaggacagcaatatctggatttcagttatcgaaactacagacacttgtggccgttacatgcaaatttaattgttggtgctttaaaagaagagccttcttgaaacttcctgggagattaaaactgtgtgccggcccgagactcaaactcgggacctttgcctttcgcgggcaagtgctctaccatattagcgcacagtccgctgcagagtgaaaatctcattctggaaacatcccccaggctgtgtctaagccatgtctccgtaatatcctttctttcaggagtgctagttctgcaaggtttgcaggagtgcttctgtaaagtttggaaggtaggagacgaggtactgtcagaagtaaagctgtgaggatgggttgtgagttatgcttgggtagctcagatggtggagcacttgcccgcaaaaggcaaaggtcccgagttcgagtcttggtccggcacacagttttaatctgcaaggaagtttcatatcagtgcacactccactgcagagtgaaaatctcattctggaaacatcccccaagctgtcgctaagtcatgtctccgcaatatcctttctttcaggagtgctagttttgcaaggcttgcaggagtgcttctgtaaagtttggaaggtaggagacgaggtactgtcaaaagtaaagctgtgaggatgggttgtgagttgtgcttgggtagctcagatggtggagcacttgcccgcaaaaggcaaaggtcccgagttcgagtcttggtccggcacacagttttaatgtgccagaaagtttcatatcagtgcacactccactgcagagtgaaaatctcattctggaaacatccccccggctgtggctaagtcatgtctccgcaatatcctttttttctggagtgctagttctacaaggttcgtaggagagcttctgtaaagtttggaaggtaggagacgaggtactgtcaaaagtaaagctgtgaggatgggttgtgagtcatgcttgggtagctcagatggtggagcacttgcccgcaaaaggcaaaggtcccgagttcgagtctcagtccggcacacagttttaatgtgccaggaagtttcatatcagtgcacactccactgcagaatgagaaTCTCATTCAAGAGCCATCTTCTTCATTTTTGGGTCAGGCTGTGATATTGTATGCCACAAGTACTGAAATACAAAAACGTTTTAATCACCATAAAACTTTGTGCAATTTTGTTCAGAAAATTATGTAGTTCCATATGCTGTAGtcattttcaaaatggctctgagcactatgggacttaacttctgaggtcatcagtcccctagaacttaaaactacttaaacctaactaacctgaggacattacacacatccatgcccgaggcaggattcgaacctgcgaccgaaatggtcgcacggttccagactgtagcgcctagaaccactcgggcactccggccggctataatcattttcctttttaaaaaattattagtgTGATTTTTTCTCACacatttagaaaaaataaaatattttctgttacagaaggatatttcattattattatttgtatcacACACATTGATGATCATGTGACAAAATCTATGTGGGCACTTAAGTTAGCCTAACAGGAATACATTGGAATTAAAAGAAGGAATTTGGTATGTTTATCAAAGACATAAAATTTCCCCTGAAATTGTAAATGCCCTTCCATAACAAATTGTTGACATAATTTCAATATAAAATTAATGAACAGctaatataaaattttctttttgataACTTCGTAATATAAGAGTAAAATGATGTCTTCAGTACCATAAATCTACATGAAACACAACtatttaataaatattaattttgtaaaacttGTTACTGAAGGACATTTGTTATAAATGTCTATTTGAGTTTCCCTCTAAAAATCAAACCAGCCACTCACAACATGTCTTTGCCTAGCTAGCCAATGAAACAATTCTGTCAGATGTTTTCCCTCCAGTTTTCTGTCCTCTCTCTCCATTGTTGTATAGGTTTCAAGTGGCTATTCATGTTCGAAGTGTAAATTTGCTGGTTATAAAAGTTATAAACAATTTGAAAGTAAGTATTAGTTTAATGTAAACAAAGTTTGTTTATTTATGCAtaagtctgaaacatttttttgaataagcCTGATTTCTTCAAAAGCCTGAGTGAAGAATGTAGGCTATAATTAAATGTGCTATATGAGTAAGTGTATCAAATCTTGTCAATATTGTTAGTATTTATCTGACaacttcaaaatatttttgtaattattaaCAGTGAAGGAATATCGTAGCCTACTCTGCAAAGATTAGGCGACATTATTATGTGCAACACTTTTAACtcattactggccaaaactctatcggatcattttttgcaaacttttatacataaatacgttacattgagtgattaattgaataaaaagctgttttgaaaattttcagtttattagacaaaaactacagaccgtcccatttttgagacattggccaaatgcgctatccaaattggcaatcttattctccatgcataatgttgtaagaaacaacacaaacaataaataaagaatgttttaatgttattgaatgtctattcagtatgaaatgaagcaaaacacttgtcgtgtacaccaacattgcacctatcacaaatttttgttgtttttttcttgcagtaagcacatatcttctgtgttttacttggcacaatgaaatgatttcctggacctagtcgtacatctgtgctcacccgtcctcccatgaatttgcttccttgtggtcctctgcgttttggtactgatcctgttttctttgataggtaaaacatcactattctccgtCGGACATGcaaaagtgagagcttctcattagagttagcaaCTTGGTATGTACACCATGTGTTTACTATGCAGGTATCTATCAcctgtgtgaataatggccaccaccatttctttgatcttaTCCTCATCCTAcaaagtgatatctgcttgtccagtagatcTACGTATCCATATGGTCATTATATTCTTCAATGAAATGTTCCTTTTTCTTTGCCcgtgagtatcttttagtagaactcaAGGGAGTAATAGTACTGTAATTTGCCGTTACACTTACTGATTTATTGTTACTCCATTTCACAACCAAAACTTCATTCTCTTTATCAAACACGTAGTCATAGAATCCTCATTCCTTTTCGTTTGCCATTCTTTTTGAGTCAATCAAAGGACATGCGTTAGTTCGGATCTCTCTTATTGTCCCTGTAGCGTTCATTTTATTCTTTCTGAGTGTGATCAACGTGTCATCACTGGTGAAAAAGTTgtcaaagaaaagcttataattcggatactctgattctggaatcatgctggttagttcatttattacccttgcacctaaaggctcctgtttgttgtcagtcttgcctTAGTATGGCAAAcaattataaagaaagccattggaacctataagacaccaaattttatagGCTTTCCTGTCAGAAACATTTTAGCTTGATGTTTGCCATAATAACGTACCATTATTTCTTCAATTGAGAGTTCTGAATAAAATACcccaaatttaccaaattcctttttcagcatttcaaagtacaacctcagtttgtacatcttgtcgtttctgtctagtttggagttgtcattgagatgaatgaatctctttatttcctgaaacctatttcttgacatggatttgaagactaaaggaacaccgacatcagAAGCCTGTTCCCAGTACATATTCTCAtggggaagcttatgataaccactcagaagtagtatgccaataaatgattttagttcttctttggttagcagaaaatttattttgttatgttggcaagcatagatttcgctttgttcaataatagtatccattagtttctcagaaaaaaaatcctcaaacacctgggCCACTGTCTTATTTGCTAGACATTCCGCAACATAATGTTTGTTGCTCTTCCCTGGATCACTAGTGTTTGTGTACAttggttgacatttataccacttacacttatatttttttgtagataatGTACCACTTTCTGCTCCAACTcctaacgctttccttcttttggcttctggaggtacaactgtagcattagcttcatctcggctggttatgagctctaaagtaccggctacatcttgtacaacagactcagtgttcagtacattttcgtcaatgtcttcttcatctgttattacatctgcatcgggtggaataatcgccaattctacgtcatcatcttcatcgtcactctcttgatggttctctagttctgctagaatttcttcaagtgtaagtccacgcggcatgtttttatcctgttggaatcgtaaaattcgaatagaatatgaaaaaaaaaaaaaaaaaaaaaaaaccagatataaacaacgtaaaatgcaattcttctctgtataataAGTGTATACAAGAATTGTGTAACATGCCATTGCCCCATTATTGGAACGCATAAAgtatatcgatattgcacttacttgaaaaaatatgaagtatacttaatcttacatGGACATCCATATGTTCCTAACAGACACacccagacaactaaatcacagttcaatgtcgtccaggaactaccagcagacatacagtgctgccaagtgcgagaacaaaaaatcggaaaatttataattttcctgatgtgaagtacttagaaaaaagttatttcttttacatttacaggcattatagcagttagttgaacctacaggtgcaacaacAAAGGCTAAAAGATCCATTGCTTACCCAAAAAAAGGGAtaatggccagtaatgggttaaaaaCATGTAAAAAGAATTTCTCAATTTCTTagctttgtaatttttaatttatactCCAAACAAACAT
This window contains:
- the LOC124775799 gene encoding craniofacial development protein 2-like, with protein sequence MENADHSSRAPTEIAKGELKDAFYTELNGVLRQTNSRHIKILMGDLNTKVGSENEGLEHTMGVLGVGIRNVNGELLTDTCAEHDLVIGGASFPHCNCHKIIWVSPDHINKNQIDHIVISCKFWHSLLDVRNRRGADIRSDHHLVLAEFRLKIVANRTKLNHKYKKIDVTRSSLKITLRKRELKHVGKKIKDSYSDVEENILGFKAHQRKEWISDASWNEISHRKELKLKLNLCKTRAQKSEVHKEYMEVNKKMKIWLRRNKRKSIDEQAKLAE
- the LOC124775810 gene encoding piggyBac transposable element-derived protein 2-like, yielding MRIRSKKWWWPLFTQVIDTCIVNTWCTYQVANSNEKLSLLHVRRRIVMFYLSKKTGSVPKRRGPQGSKFMGGRVSTDVRLGPGNHFIVPSKTQKICAYCKKKTTKICDRCNVGVHDKCFASFHTE
- the LOC124775820 gene encoding piggyBac transposable element-derived protein 3-like, whose protein sequence is MPRGLTLEEILAELENHQESDDEDDDVELAIIPPDADVITDEEDIDENVLNTESVVQDVAGTLELITSRDEANATVVPPEAKRRKALGVGAESGTLSTKKYKCKWYKCQPMYTNTSDPGKSNKHYVAECLANKTVAQVFEDFFSEKLMDTIIEQSEIYACQHNKINFLLTKEELKSFIGILLLSGYHKLPHENMYWEQASDVGVPLVFKSMSRNRFQEIKRFIHLNDNSKLDRNDKMYKLRLYFEMLKKEFGKFGVFYSELSIEEIMVRYYGKHQAKMFLTGKPIKFGVL